The following nucleotide sequence is from Deltaproteobacteria bacterium.
GTAAAAACAGAAAATATAGATACAATAAAGATAAGTTTCTGCAGTTTGTTCCAGATGATTTCAGGATTATTGATGCGTATTCACTTAATGAGCTTAACGAGGCAGTGCATGTAATAAAAGATGAGGGGATAAACATGCTTATGGTGAATGGTGGTGACGGGACATTGCAACAGCTTTTAACTGCACTTATTAATGCGATGCCGGCTGATTCATTGCCGATCATACTGCCGTTAAGAGGCGGGACATCGAATACGGTCCAGGGTGCTATCGGGGTAAGGAAGAATCCGATTGATACCGTGAAGATTCTATTAAAACATCTTGAACTCTATGATAAAGGTGAAGAAAGTATATCATCACTTTCTGTAAAACCGTTAAAACTAACGGATTCTAAATACGGAATAAAGTATGGATTTACTTTTACTAATGGACTTGTTTACAGGGTGCAGAAATTATACACAGAGCAGGAAAATCCTACATTCACCACTGTTATCAATCTTATAACAAGTACAATAGGCGGTTATGCAATAGGGCACACCGGAACGAAAAAATATTATAGCAAGATCAATGCAGAACTTTATATCGACGGTAATAGATACCCGGAGCAAAGGTATCTTCTCATG
It contains:
- a CDS encoding acylglycerol kinase family protein → MELRCCIFNNMNSGKNRKYRYNKDKFLQFVPDDFRIIDAYSLNELNEAVHVIKDEGINMLMVNGGDGTLQQLLTALINAMPADSLPIILPLRGGTSNTVQGAIGVRKNPIDTVKILLKHLELYDKGEESISSLSVKPLKLTDSKYGIKYGFTFTNGLVYRVQKLYTEQENPTFTTVINLITSTIGGYAIGHTGTKKYYSKINAELYIDGNRYPEQRYLLMFAAVFQRLLLWFKPFYQPEKKGINNFYFIASAVDPWIAIKNLRAFTTGKEIPPHTFNGVPSNVRINAECGYALDGELVNDEYTDIILEEGPLLKFFVVPETIRTSYGITYKAYINPEHVNKYDKDNQITFSLF